One Dietzia sp. JS16-p6b genomic window carries:
- a CDS encoding pyrimidine dimer DNA glycosylase/endonuclease V, translating into MRLWSIHPDLPDRAALVAGWREGLLAQKGLGGHPGSYHGHPPSGRFRTVPHSAFDLVPGPLAAGRRLSHPEA; encoded by the coding sequence ATGCGCCTGTGGAGCATCCATCCCGACCTGCCCGACCGCGCCGCGCTGGTCGCCGGATGGCGTGAGGGGCTCCTGGCCCAGAAGGGACTCGGCGGGCACCCCGGGAGCTATCACGGTCACCCACCGTCGGGACGCTTCCGCACGGTGCCTCACTCGGCGTTCGATCTCGTCCCGGGTCCGCTCGCGGCCGGCCGGCGCTTATCCCACCCGGAGGCCTGA
- a CDS encoding alpha/beta hydrolase yields the protein MLPLLLAPPALSTALALRPVRAPFPAAAAGWAMGLPALEMPLHVGAGVAAVTAARLARRPVTGTDLAGAGLAALTCAGLAVVQTRQLAAGRALERAFDESAREDADPTTSSARRRTPWRKVLLQPWPRRPRGVEARTRLAYGPDARATRFDLYTGKGGGRVRGVLIHIHGGHFRAGGPSRESRAMLFDHALRGWAAISTTYHLSPTPEAGFPQHLVDIKSLIRWVRTEGPLYGIPAGAPIVVAGSSAGAHIAMMTALTAGDPRFQPGFEDLDTTLAGAIGLYGYYGRLGAETKDVSDPVRHPAEGAPPVAIIHGTDDMYTPVRGSRRLVRHLRGGSSNPVVYAELPGAQHGFDAVQSARYLAVVAAIRRFTEPLAASGVTSPA from the coding sequence GTGCTGCCGTTGCTGCTCGCCCCACCCGCCCTGTCCACGGCCCTGGCGCTGCGCCCGGTGCGCGCCCCCTTCCCCGCCGCGGCGGCGGGGTGGGCGATGGGCCTGCCTGCGCTGGAAATGCCGCTCCATGTGGGAGCGGGGGTCGCGGCGGTGACGGCCGCGCGTCTGGCCCGCCGCCCGGTCACCGGAACCGACCTCGCGGGCGCGGGGTTGGCGGCCCTGACCTGCGCCGGGCTGGCGGTGGTCCAGACCAGGCAGCTCGCCGCGGGCCGCGCCCTGGAGCGGGCGTTCGACGAGTCCGCGCGGGAGGACGCCGACCCCACCACGTCCTCAGCCCGGCGCCGCACGCCGTGGCGGAAGGTGCTCCTCCAACCGTGGCCCCGCCGACCGCGCGGCGTCGAGGCCCGTACCCGCCTCGCCTACGGGCCCGACGCCCGCGCCACCCGATTCGACCTGTACACCGGAAAGGGCGGCGGTCGCGTCAGGGGCGTGCTGATCCACATCCACGGCGGGCACTTCCGCGCGGGCGGTCCGAGCCGTGAGTCGCGGGCCATGCTCTTCGACCACGCGCTCCGCGGATGGGCCGCCATCAGCACGACTTATCACCTCTCCCCCACACCGGAGGCGGGGTTCCCACAGCACCTTGTGGACATCAAGAGCCTGATCCGCTGGGTCCGCACGGAGGGCCCGCTGTACGGCATCCCGGCGGGCGCCCCGATCGTGGTGGCGGGCAGCTCGGCCGGCGCGCACATCGCCATGATGACCGCGCTGACCGCCGGTGACCCGAGGTTCCAGCCCGGATTCGAGGACCTCGACACGACGCTGGCCGGCGCGATCGGGCTCTACGGCTACTACGGCCGCCTGGGCGCGGAGACCAAGGACGTCTCCGATCCGGTCCGCCACCCCGCGGAGGGTGCGCCCCCGGTCGCGATCATCCACGGGACTGACGACATGTACACCCCGGTCAGGGGCTCACGCAGGCTGGTGCGTCACCTGCGGGGCGGGTCGTCGAACCCGGTGGTCTACGCCGAGCTGCCCGGCGCGCAGCACGGGTTCGACGCGGTGCAGTCCGCCCGCTACCTCGCGGTGGTGGCGGCGATCCGGAGGTTCACCGAGCCTCTCGCCGCGTCGGGCGTAACGTCGCCTGCGTGA
- a CDS encoding nitroreductase family deazaflavin-dependent oxidoreductase codes for MPLTGDYEPSPSTWVREHVERYEKSNGASGSELSGMPVVIVTTVGKKSGKLRKTPLMRVEHEGSYAAVASLGGAPTHPVWYWNIKAHPHVEVRDKDRVGDFVAREVTGAERELWWDRAVAVYPDYRDYQEKTERTIPVFVLDPRD; via the coding sequence ATGCCGTTGACCGGCGATTACGAACCCAGCCCCAGTACCTGGGTGCGGGAGCACGTCGAGCGGTACGAGAAGAGCAACGGTGCGTCGGGCTCCGAGCTGTCGGGAATGCCGGTGGTCATCGTGACCACCGTGGGCAAGAAGTCGGGCAAGCTGCGCAAGACCCCCCTGATGCGGGTCGAACACGAGGGTTCCTACGCCGCGGTCGCCTCTCTGGGCGGCGCACCCACCCACCCGGTCTGGTACTGGAACATCAAGGCCCACCCGCACGTTGAGGTGCGGGACAAGGACCGGGTCGGTGACTTCGTGGCCCGAGAGGTGACCGGTGCGGAACGCGAACTCTGGTGGGATCGGGCGGTCGCGGTGTACCCCGACTACCGCGACTACCAGGAGAAGACCGAGCGGACGATCCCCGTCTTCGTGCTCGACCCCCGGGACTGA
- a CDS encoding patatin-like phospholipase family protein has protein sequence MSRTALVLGCGGTIGGAWAIAAMHALAEQVGFDPREADVLLGTSAGAELVTMIGGGVGIDELVDMQRGRAQDPRLREHIASTPPGRPPLPRPPLLNPGLLRTHSGLAAYAGIAPSGRGDLGWLQRLAEGFEVGSWLPHPAARMVAYDIRAGERVVFGAPGSPIATVGEALRASWSTPGWMTPVPIGDRIFVDGGMGSTASVDLLEPGDADLVYVIAPMASAPGVRVPGPGGRIEHRLIRKPMSEGLAAEIAAVRARGTTVVPILPTAADLAGLGAHFMSSTRRVAAFEYSMRTAPDTVRTALSKAGVGA, from the coding sequence ATGAGCCGAACCGCCCTCGTCCTCGGATGCGGTGGGACCATCGGGGGCGCCTGGGCGATCGCGGCCATGCACGCCCTCGCCGAGCAGGTCGGGTTCGATCCCCGTGAGGCCGACGTCCTGCTGGGCACGTCCGCGGGTGCCGAGCTGGTGACCATGATCGGCGGCGGTGTCGGGATCGACGAACTGGTCGACATGCAGCGCGGACGTGCGCAGGACCCCCGGCTCCGGGAGCACATCGCGTCCACCCCGCCCGGCAGGCCGCCTCTGCCCCGGCCACCCCTGCTCAATCCCGGACTGCTGCGCACGCACTCCGGTCTGGCCGCCTACGCCGGGATCGCCCCCAGCGGTCGTGGTGACCTGGGCTGGCTGCAGCGATTGGCCGAGGGATTCGAGGTGGGCTCCTGGTTGCCCCACCCCGCCGCCCGGATGGTCGCCTACGACATCCGCGCCGGTGAGCGGGTCGTCTTCGGCGCACCGGGTTCGCCGATCGCGACCGTCGGCGAGGCGCTGCGGGCGTCCTGGTCGACTCCCGGGTGGATGACCCCGGTCCCCATCGGCGACCGCATCTTCGTCGACGGGGGGATGGGCTCGACGGCCTCGGTGGATCTGCTGGAGCCCGGGGACGCGGACCTGGTCTACGTCATCGCGCCCATGGCCTCGGCGCCCGGCGTCCGCGTGCCCGGACCGGGCGGCCGGATCGAACACCGACTGATCCGAAAGCCGATGTCCGAGGGACTGGCCGCCGAGATCGCCGCCGTCCGCGCCCGGGGCACCACGGTCGTCCCGATCCTCCCGACTGCCGCGGACCTCGCGGGGCTGGGTGCCCACTTCATGAGCAGTACCCGCCGTGTCGCGGCGTTCGAGTACTCGATGAGGACCGCGCCGGACACCGTCCGCACGGCATTGTCCAAGGCCGGCGTGGGCGCGTGA
- a CDS encoding glutaminase, whose amino-acid sequence MKTPVPDYLQEIRDLCATGAGGHLADYIPELAAVDPDRFAVAACTMDGVVYTAGDADAEFTIQSMSKPFAYALALRDRGIEAVLEKVAVEPSGDAFNQISLERISGRPRNPMINIGAITTHTLVGPVGADEDERDEALSAGLSAFAGRRLEVDAAVMTSELRTAFRNRAMANLVRAGGIIDDDPDAAVRGYTRQCAYRVTVRDLAVMAVTLATGGVNPVTRERVISAPVARQVLAVMTTCGMYDAAGDWMSTVGIPAKSGVSGGILGALPGQVGLGVFSPRLDEHGHSVEGVRTFERLSRDLELHLMNTTVTEVEAVRSVRFDEITGRRTFRLQGPMTFASAEQVLRRLAEIPPGDGEVTLDLSRVSSVNATARRMLLESMRRLSSDGHLVGLADPGRRLPDPDLGDGSRPVTRRATR is encoded by the coding sequence GTGAAGACGCCGGTACCTGACTACCTACAAGAGATCCGCGACCTGTGTGCGACGGGCGCGGGCGGACACCTCGCCGACTACATTCCCGAACTCGCGGCCGTGGACCCGGATCGGTTCGCCGTGGCCGCCTGCACGATGGACGGCGTGGTCTACACCGCCGGTGACGCGGACGCCGAGTTCACCATCCAGTCGATGAGCAAGCCGTTCGCCTACGCGTTGGCGCTGCGTGACCGCGGGATCGAGGCGGTCCTGGAGAAGGTGGCCGTGGAGCCGTCCGGGGACGCGTTCAATCAGATCTCGCTGGAGAGGATCAGCGGCAGACCCCGGAACCCCATGATCAACATCGGCGCCATCACCACTCACACCCTGGTCGGTCCGGTCGGCGCTGACGAGGACGAGCGCGACGAGGCGCTGTCCGCGGGATTGTCCGCGTTCGCCGGCCGACGCCTGGAGGTCGACGCGGCCGTCATGACGTCCGAGCTGCGCACGGCGTTCCGGAACCGGGCGATGGCCAATCTGGTCCGGGCGGGAGGGATCATCGACGACGACCCCGACGCGGCGGTCCGCGGGTACACCCGCCAGTGCGCCTACCGGGTGACCGTCCGCGACCTGGCGGTGATGGCGGTGACCCTGGCGACCGGCGGGGTCAACCCCGTCACCCGTGAGCGCGTCATCTCGGCGCCGGTGGCCCGACAGGTGCTGGCGGTGATGACCACGTGCGGGATGTACGACGCGGCCGGGGACTGGATGTCCACCGTCGGGATCCCCGCGAAGAGCGGGGTGTCGGGCGGCATCCTCGGTGCCCTGCCCGGACAGGTGGGCCTGGGGGTGTTCTCGCCTCGGCTCGACGAACACGGCCACAGCGTCGAGGGGGTGAGGACCTTCGAGCGGCTCTCCCGCGATCTGGAGCTGCACCTCATGAACACCACGGTCACCGAGGTGGAGGCCGTCCGCTCGGTGCGGTTCGACGAGATCACCGGCAGACGCACCTTCCGCCTCCAGGGGCCCATGACCTTCGCGAGCGCCGAACAGGTGCTGCGTCGACTCGCGGAGATCCCGCCGGGCGACGGTGAGGTGACCTTGGACCTGAGCCGGGTCTCGTCGGTCAACGCGACCGCGCGGCGCATGCTCCTCGAATCCATGCGGCGGCTGTCGTCGGACGGGCACCTCGTGGGTCTCGCGGATCCCGGCCGCCGACTCCCGGACCCGGACCTCGGTGACGGGTCCCGGCCGGTCACGCGGCGGGCGACCCGCTGA
- a CDS encoding fasciclin domain-containing protein: protein MTTEMTTEETTEEMTEEPAATGNIVETAMAAGDFTTLTQALEAAGLVETLEGPGPFTVFAPTDEAFAALPEGQLEELLADPTGDLAQILQFHVIEGDVMAEDVMGMDGEMVQTLQGAEFTVEVEGETVTLVDGAGNRITVVQTDIPATNGVIHAIDGVMMPPA from the coding sequence ATGACCACTGAGATGACCACCGAGGAGACGACGGAGGAGATGACGGAGGAGCCGGCGGCGACCGGCAACATCGTCGAGACCGCGATGGCCGCGGGCGACTTCACCACCCTCACCCAGGCGCTCGAGGCCGCGGGTCTGGTGGAGACCCTCGAGGGGCCGGGCCCCTTCACGGTGTTCGCGCCCACCGATGAGGCGTTCGCGGCTCTTCCCGAAGGACAGCTCGAGGAACTCCTCGCCGATCCCACCGGTGACCTGGCCCAGATCCTGCAGTTCCACGTGATCGAGGGCGACGTCATGGCCGAGGACGTGATGGGGATGGACGGCGAGATGGTCCAGACCCTGCAGGGCGCCGAGTTCACGGTCGAGGTGGAGGGCGAGACCGTCACCCTCGTGGACGGCGCGGGCAACCGCATCACCGTCGTCCAGACCGACATCCCGGCCACCAACGGCGTCATCCACGCCATCGACGGGGTCATGATGCCCCCGGCCTGA
- a CDS encoding FAD-dependent oxidoreductase, with protein sequence MGTSFWRRTTIDPPVAEFPEDEHVDIVVVGAGFTGLITALIAAARGSSVVVLEAHTVGAGASGSTTAKVSVLQGTRLSTIRSHHGLETARAYAEANQYGLDWWAEFCGSHGVDVQRSRAVTFSRGVKGTNTLRAEKRTLDALGLPARWYDRIDVPFPARSAVEVPDQMQLDPVEALGALVRAASALGVRIIEHSRVTGLDVRGHDGDAHVRVRSDGGTCTARDVVLATASPALDRGPTVASMEAERSYLCAFEYPGGLEEGMYGSVESPVRSLRTVPVGDREVLLVGGNGHRTGTASGTESKIDSLREYAAKHFPSAVFTHGWSAQDFHPVTLLPKSGPMPWGKGRVHFAGGYSKWGLTGAPAAAGIMVDRLSGREPRVSFGRPSVTGVLRTSVSLYADLPLQLAATAVQAAVRPPRPTVRPIGEATADDGETCRVGLLCPHMGAALSWNEAERSWDCPWHGSRFSACGELLEGPATRDLTRYDTT encoded by the coding sequence ATGGGCACATCATTCTGGCGACGCACGACGATCGATCCCCCGGTGGCGGAGTTCCCCGAGGACGAGCATGTGGACATCGTGGTGGTGGGGGCGGGTTTCACCGGTCTGATCACCGCGCTGATCGCGGCCGCGCGGGGCAGTTCGGTGGTGGTGCTCGAGGCCCACACCGTGGGCGCGGGGGCCAGCGGTTCGACCACGGCCAAGGTCTCGGTTCTCCAGGGGACCCGACTGTCGACCATCCGTTCGCACCACGGTCTGGAGACCGCCCGCGCATACGCGGAGGCCAACCAGTACGGCCTGGACTGGTGGGCGGAGTTCTGCGGGTCCCACGGGGTGGACGTGCAGAGGTCGCGCGCGGTCACCTTCTCGCGCGGCGTCAAGGGGACGAACACCCTGCGCGCGGAGAAGCGCACGCTCGACGCACTGGGTCTGCCCGCGCGGTGGTACGACCGGATCGACGTCCCGTTCCCCGCCCGGTCCGCCGTGGAGGTGCCCGACCAGATGCAACTCGATCCCGTCGAGGCTCTCGGGGCACTGGTCCGCGCCGCGTCGGCGCTCGGGGTCCGGATCATCGAGCACTCCCGCGTCACGGGACTGGACGTTCGCGGACACGACGGAGACGCCCACGTCCGGGTGCGCAGCGACGGGGGCACGTGCACGGCGCGCGACGTCGTGTTGGCCACCGCGTCCCCCGCTCTGGACCGCGGGCCCACCGTGGCCTCGATGGAGGCGGAACGGTCCTACCTCTGTGCGTTCGAATACCCCGGCGGTCTGGAGGAGGGGATGTACGGGTCGGTCGAGAGCCCGGTCCGCTCGCTGCGGACGGTGCCCGTGGGAGACCGTGAGGTCCTGCTCGTCGGCGGCAACGGCCACCGCACCGGCACGGCTTCGGGGACCGAGTCGAAGATCGACTCGTTGCGCGAGTACGCCGCGAAGCACTTCCCCTCCGCGGTGTTCACGCACGGATGGTCCGCGCAGGACTTCCACCCGGTCACGCTGCTGCCCAAATCCGGCCCGATGCCGTGGGGCAAGGGACGTGTGCACTTCGCGGGCGGGTACAGCAAGTGGGGCCTGACCGGGGCGCCGGCGGCGGCCGGCATCATGGTGGACCGGCTCAGCGGGCGGGAGCCGCGGGTCTCCTTCGGTCGACCCTCGGTCACCGGTGTGCTGCGCACCTCGGTCTCGCTGTACGCCGATCTGCCGCTGCAGCTCGCGGCCACCGCCGTGCAGGCGGCCGTGCGTCCTCCCCGGCCGACCGTGCGGCCGATCGGGGAGGCGACCGCGGATGACGGCGAGACCTGCAGGGTCGGCCTCCTGTGCCCGCACATGGGCGCGGCGCTGAGTTGGAACGAGGCCGAGCGGTCGTGGGACTGCCCGTGGCACGGCTCGCGGTTCTCCGCGTGTGGCGAGTTGCTCGAGGGGCCGGCGACGCGGGATCTCACGCGCTACGACACGACCTGA